The DNA region gcttaaaatatattcaaacagggctgaggctgtagctcagtcagtggcagagtgcttgcctagcatgtgtgaggcactgggtttgatccttagcaccatatacaaataaaataaaggaactctGTCCAATCTACAacttcaagaaaattaaatatatttttcaaatagatgagtttaatatttattcatgagGTTTGGATGTAATTGTGCATTACGTTGAACATTACAAGTTAAACTTTCAGCTTGTATCAAGACTCAAGATCTAATTATCAAGAACATCCTGAAacatgttgtttttaaatttaaatgtgatcATTTGAATGAACCCCCCAATAGGTAGCATTAGTGAAAATAAGATTTCCCACTAAAGGCTTTTTTTAAACAGAGGGAGGACACGATGTagttctataaatatttaaaggacTGTAGAATAGAAAAGCAATTTTTATGACTACAGAAAGATCAGCAAGTGAAATATGATCCAGGGAAGATTTCTTTGCAATGTAAAATATTCTTCTGTATCATATGGGGACAAATAAAATGAGCTCTTGTGAGGCAGTAAGTTCTGTGTCTCTGGAGGGGTTCAAGCCCATGAACTTTTCAGGGCTGTAGGCAGGAAGAGGGGATCTTATGCAGGCTTGTGTGGGGGACTTTACAACTTTCAAGCcgacttttaaaaatctgagagGACAGCATCTAGCACAGAGATGGTGGAAAGGGTATCCTTGCACACATCATTCTCCTTAGGACTGGTGTCAGTCAACACAAAGACCCTTTTGATTAATTGCCTCCCTAATCTCTTCCAGGCAGAGGTGGAAGAAACTCTAAAAAGGATCCAGAGCCATAAAGGGGTTATTGGAACAATGGTTGTAAATGCAGAAGGTAAATATGTCACAGGCTGCCTTTTTGACACAAAGAAGCCCAAGCAGGAACCTCTTTTTCTTTGCAAAATTTATGGCAAACATCTTTGAATTTGATATTAAAagcatattttgtgtattttagctAAAGCAGTTACTTACCAAGCATCTAATAGTATATATTAGATGCCAAGCACTCTGCTAAGAGCTAGGGCTATAAATATGAACACGACATCTAAAAATACCTATATATTCCTAAGAAACTTTGTAGGTTGTCTGCTTTTTAAAGCTTTagtaattttctttcatcagttcTGAGTGCCAGTAAACCTATCATGTTCAGGTCAGAGAGAATATCACAACCGGCAGGTTGCTTTTGTTTTAACATTATGAAGAGTTCAGAGtttcagtctttattttaaatgaaattatttctttaccATATTTCGTTAAAAAAACTTTGAGAattcattttaatatcatttatcGAGTAGTCTTTGTGTATATGGTATAAGAAGAGCCAGTGATTTCCAACTAGGAAATCTGGAGACTGGACAGGAACTTGCTCTCACTGCATAATCCTCATTAAGACTCCGCACAGCATTTCCCCTGCCACGCTGCTCCATGCCCAGCTGTGGTGGTGACCTCTTACAGGCTCCTGATGGTTTCATTGCTAATTCAGGCATTTGTAAGGGGAAGAGGTGCCAGAAATTCCAGAGCATGAGTTGAAATAAGAGTAGCTACTTAACATAATTCATGGTGCAACCATACAATTGGCATATAACCAGGTCAGGGCCTGGTAGAATccatcaataaatattcattgtgcAACCACCAACTGAAAGTCTGCTTAAACTCCTTACCGTTAAGAATGGAAAATAACCTACTTTCATGGTGGTTGTgacaattaaatgagataataattgCCAAGTCCCCAGAACCATAGCCAATACttaataaaattgtaataaaGTAATTCTAAGGGTGTGcgaatttaatttttacaaaaatattgttttacaaaataaaaaattacacagTGCTAAATACATGTAATAAATATGACTACAATAAATTCACTCAGCCTGAGAACCAGAGGGGAGAGAGGATTTAGGATCATTTCTACAGAGAAGTCAAGAAGTTTGTTATACATTTCTAGCAAGTGGTTCAGCCCTATTTCCTAGACCTGGCTAAACTGcttatttccaagtatttgtaACTGCTGTGTCACACCCCCTGAATGTGCTATCTGCATGATTTCATAGAGGTGCTGCTGTATCACACACCGATGGCttcaaacaatagaaatttattatctCTTAGTCTGGAAGTGAGAAGTTGAAACCAAAATATCCTGGGGTTGTGCTGTCTTTGAAAAATCCAGAGGCGGAGCCTTTCTTGCCAATGCCCAGTGTTCCCAGGGCTCACAGACATCACTCAAGTCTGCCTCCCTGCCACGTGGccttctcctctgtctctgcttacACTCAGGGAGCCCAATTATATTGAATTAGGGCCCACCAAAATCCCAAGTGGCTTCATTTTAActcattacatctgcaaagaccctatttctaaataaggtccTCTTCTGAAATTTAGGttggacttgaacccagtgcattCTTTTGTGGCACCGAGGCCAGTTCATCTGCGCTTTGTTGGCAGATCTTAACCTTAAAGCACATAATCCTGATGATATGCATCAGATATCCACACCCTGGATCTGTAATCCCTCTCCTAGGAAATACCCTAAGGAGTGGTGAAGAAAGGTTTACTATAAGGGTCCTCACTGAGGCATCATATGCAACACGCACAAAcagacaaataagaaaacaaagctgTCTCAGATCAGGGTTAATTTTTAAGTAACTATGTATTAGCTGCTTAATGAACATGAttctattaaaaatgttcaaggaTATTTGAGGATTTGGGGGAGCCACTCAAAGTATTAGATGAAAAAGTCAGGTAACAAAGCAGTGGCCAATTCTTTCTAATCATTGATGTAGCCAGTGCACACATGCATTTAAATAAGGAAGAAACGGTAGGCATATGTTATATATAGGGGTCATCTCTGAGTAGTGGAACTTAAAAAgcaaatttctctttatttttctgaggtATCTCAATCAAAACTCCTCTCATAAAAAGGCagtgaaataacattttaaatagcCATTAACTTTTAATTAACCTCTACTAGGATGCGTAAGGGTTCAGCGCACTTTTCAAGATTGCTGGATACTCAGTTTTCACCTGAGAGTCAAATCAACCTTTATCCAAAATATAAACTAGGGGCTTATTTTTATGGTCAGATCATTAGTAACCACAGTATATGGTGAAGATATTTATTAATAGCATACGGTATAAGTAGTGTGACCAGAATGtaataaaatactgaatttcAATAATTTCAATAGCCTATTCAATTTTAGATAAAAGTGCCATCTATTCTAATGCAGATCTGCAGCTTTCAGAAATCATGTGAAATTCATATTGAAAATACTTAACCAAGATGGTGTTTGTGTCTTGTTCTCTACTAGTGGTTTTGGTCTACTAATTACAGACAAAGCATTTGAACACATTTTCAGATTGCATTTGTGGTTAGAGGTCCTATGTCTATTCATTTCATTCTCATCATGTAGCTTGCTAAATATTAGTCCTTTGTTTCACTGTTATTGAAACATAGACTCTTCATGACAGTAGACTTCTCAGTTTGTTAATGCTGAATGGTATAGGTTTTGGTTAGACTAATTGTTAGCATGGTTTCCCATTTATAAAAGCATCCATTGTTTATAATATGGAAACCCTGATCATTGCAATAGATAGTGGTGAGTATAAATATCTCCCAGGCAGTCATACCTATCATACATTCTTATGTATATAAACATGATTGCTGTGGgctcttaattttaaatattcttgacaTTTCTAACAATGAATCATTTGAATTTCATTAGATTTTATCAGCCACTCAGccaattccttttattttgaaatacagtctATCAACCAAAGTACAAATGTATGGTTGAAAATGACAAACTAATAAATAATGAGTACAAGCTTACTGGGATCATATAGAGTCATATTTCAAAGTACTTCCATAAATTCAGcagtatcaaattttaaaatgtccatgcTCTTTGTTCTAGAAGCTCCATTTTAGGAATTTATCCTACACATACAAATAACTGTGAGATGACATACATTGCAGTGTTTTTTTCTGAGAGTCAAAGATTGAGGCAGCCTACTGCCTGTCAGGAGGGTGTGTTGTCTAAGTGAACTGCAGAACATTCATTGAACTGACTGTCACTAATATGATCACTTAGCTTTACTTGTGCTGAATCAAACAATGAGACCATTTTTACACAGATCATGAACACAAACACATGCATTCTTGAGCTGGCCTAGAACACCTGTAGAGAGATGCCCAGGACACAGCAGTTACTTCTCAGAGAGGAAGTGGGTGAATTTTATCACGTGCTAAAATTActttttactaaattattttaattaccttGTATGGTACCAAGCAGGAgctcaaataaatatttctcaattgTTTTCAAGTGTCTGTAGTGTATATGAAAAACTCCCAGGTGTTTCCATAATGGGCACTTATTATTCAGAAAGGctagctattttatttattgacttgGGGCATGAACAGACTAACTAAATAGGCCTGAGATTTTGATTCATAATCTTGTCATCtacattttgaataatttattctggttgtatttcttgttttgacaCTGAGCAATGCAGACTTCATAGGCAGTCAGTATTTaggatgcaaaataaaactattttcataaagtTCTCAAAGGTTGAGGGCTGGCTATGTTCTGTTTCCAGCTTGTTAAAGATCCATGCTTTGTGACCTTCCCTCAAGTGTAAAAGACAAGCACCAACCACCTTTCAGGGGAAGAGTGGCCAACAAATAACAATTCAGAAATTAATAGTTTTATGTAACACCTAATAGGAGAATAGGAGTCCCTGCAAATACTGACCTTATAAAGTTTAGTGCAATCTTTTCTGGAGATAGTGATTATCTTTAAAAGAGGTAGGTACGTTTCAAAGTCAAAGTGGATGGTTTCCAGCAGTTTCATGAAAACTTGATAAAATCCTAAGTTTGTAATATTCCTCCACTCTTTAAAGTGCTCATCTTGTTTAGTAGTTTCGAGCTACATTTTCTGAAGGAAAACTAAGAGCCATGTTCAACTCTTTTGTTTATTGGCCTTAATTCAGCTACCTAAGGAATTTGACCACAATCCCAAATTCTTTTCCTGTGTTCTCTAAAATAAAGACACACTTGCAAATCAAATCTTGGAAATTCCTGTTTATCTGgcagttttaaaatactttgaaggTTATCTTttgattacataaaatatttgtaaaacacctATTGCAGTATTGTTGCATAATGGATCTTGAACCCTGGGTGGCCCCAACTGAGCTAGATTGATATGCACTGAAGTGAATTATATGCACATATTTTCTAGCTAGAATTCTTTGGTAAATTAATAGATTGTGTTTTAAACCATAATAGAACAACAAAGCTAACAAGTAAACAAATTTAGTAgtatttaaataaagaagaagTGCAAAACCAGGGAGCATACCACAAAAGTATAGTATCTTTGTCCCCATATTTTTCTAACATAAAATGTAAGGTGTTATGTTAGAATACTGTGTGAGGAATTAGTAAGAAATTGTGAGAATCCCTTTTGATCTCATACACAGTGATATCCCTTTCCGTTTCTGATTTCGGGGAAGAAGACTACCACCATGTCACAGACCAAGTTTTTCAAAGCAGACTTGCTGTAGATGGGATGCTTGGGGGcatgcattttatattaaaacatgttTACTTAGCACTGAAATAAATAATCAACAGCTTCCAAATGATTCATACACAAAAAATATTCATCACATCATTAGCTATAAAAAATATACCAAGTGACCAAACAAAAGGGGATTGTTTATATTATGATATATGCATAAAATAGTAAAGCATGCAGAGATTGAAATAATAGTGATGATGTTGTCAACAAAGACAGCTTGTATGCTATaacttaaatgaagaaaaaagcaaGTCTAGTTTGTAAATATGGTTTGACTTAACTATGCTTAAAAATCTTTgcagaaacaaaaaaaggctgAAAGGAAATAAACTGAAATGGATACCGGTGAGCAATGTCAGCcgtcattttttctttcttcttgcaaTTATCAACGTTTCCCAATATTTTTCCAATGTGCATTTTActattataatcagaaaaaataacccaaaattAAATCTCATAATAGGCATTCCAATCCGAACCACCTTGGACAACTCGACAACAGTTCAATATGCAGGTCTTCTCCATCAGCTGACGGTGAAAGCCAAGAGCACCGTCCGTGATATCGATCCTCAGAATGACCTCACTTTTCTCAGGATCAGATCAAAGAAACATGAAATCATGGTAGCTCCAGGTAATTTGGCATTTCATTTCATATGTAAAGATTATTTATTCTTGACTGGTTAAAAGCCTTGTTTCAAAGAATGGGGAGTACAGGTTTTAACATACAGTATGAAACATAATATTCTTTCACTACAAAATGGAGATGTTTGCATCTTAAAGTTTCAACTTGAAAAACATGAAATTAGCAATTTATTTGACCTTTGAGCAATTTGAATTTTGCCCACTTGGATTTATTAGTAGTAATCAAAAGAATTTAGCTGTGATTCCCCTTTTTGGTGAACTTAGCACTCAGACTTTCTGGAGAGTGGCAGAAAGTCCTCCATCCTGGAGACAGAGTAGGGGGTGGATCCAAGTCCCATGGGGCCGGAACCCTCTTTGTGGGTAAAGCACTGTTACCTGGGCTACCAGGAGACAGCAGCCACAGCACCCTTCCTTCCTTGAAGGAACTGAGTCCACAGTGTGAATAAATAGCTGGAAGTCAGGCTCCTACACAGAGTCTAGAACACACTTCTGCATGGTACCTCGATCAAATCAGAATTGCCCATAAACTAAATAAAGCTTTTTCTACAGCTGTGCTCTCTGGCTGCCCATTTATATCACTtgcagagctttttaaaaaaagtatccaTGGCTGGGACACCACCCCAGATCAAttaaatcaaaatctctggaGCCAGCCTGAGGAAAAGGGTATTTTTAAAGTATCCTGGTGATTCTGATGTGCAGCCATTGGTCTACACAGGTCCACGCGACACATGGAAGAGAAAACCCAGACTAGCTGAAATGTTGATGAAGTATAATTTTAGGGTGAATTAATTTTGTCCATGTCTCTCCATAGATAAGGAATATCTTCTGATTGTCATTCAGAATCCATGCGAGTAGACCTTCCACTACCAAGTCTATCCTCACGACACTGAGTTGGAAACACTTCACTCTTTAGTGATTCCTAAAATTATATTCCAATCTGACTGGGTCTTTGgacattcttttctatttttacatctaAACTATTCTACATGTCTTTTCAGTCCCTTTTGATTGCATCGTGAACCTGTACTTTTTGCTATATAATAAATTCTGGTATGTatgtctctattttttaaaatacaggttgAATAAAGATAGAAGTCAGAAGCACAGTTCTCAACTGTGCTCAGCACCTCTGCTCAGCACCTCTGCTCAGCACCTCTTTCATCCCTTACAAAattcctggggctcctgcttTTACCACACCAGCCTGAGGAGACCAGGAATGGGCCTTGGACAAAGCTGCATACATACAAAACAGAGTAGGTAACTCCAGAGGGCTTTGCTTACACTGGGTGTGTTAGTCACCTTTTCacccctgtgaccaaaatacctgacaagaacaatttagaggaggaaaattttatttggggcatAGAGTTTCAGAGTTTCGTTCCAGAATTGGCCGagcccattgctctgggcttcaggtgaggcagaacatcatggccaggGAAAGCTGGTCAGCtcctgacagccaggaagcagagagagggaggagcaaGGGACAAAATACATAACCCCCAGCGTACACCCCCGGGGCCCACTTCCTGCAGCCTACCTGCGTAGAGTTACCAACTGGTAATCCTTCAGATCACTAACCCCAGTGGATCACCACCCTGGTtaggttatggctctcataatctaatcattcagGAGTTTTTTgcggaggacacctcatatccaaacaaaaacactaagtatttcaaacattaagaaaatagcaAATACAACAGATTGTCATTTACCCCAAAACTAGAATAGATGttgatattttatcatatttccttttaggtactttattttaaaagtaaattttgtattttgagatcaCTAAAGACTCCTGTGTGCCGGGTGTGGtagcatgcacctgtaatcccagctgcttgggaggctgaggcaggaggattgaagattgagttcaaagccagcctcagcaaaagtgagatgctaagcaactcagtcagatcatgtttctaaataaagcacaaaatagggctggggatgtggctcagtggttgagtggccttgagttcaatctctggtaccaaaaaaaaaaaaaaaaaaagatatccatgTGTAATGACAGAGATCCTATGTACCGTTTTCCCATGGCAACATCTTGCAAAACTCTAATTCAGTGTTGTAACTGGGAAGAAGACACTGATTTGGTCAAAACAGAACACATTTCCATCCCTGCCAGGATTCCTCAGTTGCCCTTTTGTAGCACCAAGCCCGTGACCTCTGGCCCCTGGCAATCACAAACCTGGCCCCCATTTCTATCATGTGTTGTAATTCAGTAATCTTTTGGGACTGACTTTTCTCACTCATCATAATTCTCTTGAAATTTGTTCATAATATAAACATTGCAGATTCAACCTGCTTCTCTCCTTATGCCTCTGTCCTCCTTCCCTAGAGGACTCTAGTCAGGAGTCCCAGTTTTGCCATGCAGGGGCTCCCAGGTGCTTTTCACCCACATTTTCCTGCTGCTCTTCACAGCAAGCTGTGCAGGGAATGGTGCATGTTAGTAATTCTGCCACACCCACGGCCCCAACTTGCAGCCCGTGAGGCTGTCGTGGCCAACGACCGTGTAAGTAGAAAGGAAGGGCTGAGGCAGAGCCCGAGGTAAAGGGATGATGGGAAAAGAGGTCACAGATGGAAATCACCCAAGGTTTAGAGAAAAACAGAGACTGAAGCCAGATAGCCCCGCCTGTCCAGCAGATGTCTGAGCCCCGCTGTGTGACTGGGTGCTTCTGGGAATTCTCAGCAGGTAAACTCAACAGCCAGCGGTCAGGAACAGAGCTAGGAGTCACTAGTCCTAGGTTCCTCAcattctggctctgccactgtTGTTCTGGGTGGCCCCCAGAAGCTCCTGTGGGAGACAACACAGGCATGTTCCCAGGGGAAGTGATGAGACCGTGAGAGCcgtgacctcatcagtggactgAGGCACTGATGGGAACTGGCTGGTGGTGACTGTAGATggccagggtgtggctggaggaacgGGTCCTGGTGGTGGTCTTGGGGATCCTGTCTTGTCCTAGTGGCTAGCTggctgcttccttgttgccagCCTGAGCTGCTCTCCTGGGCCACGCCCccccccatgatgttctgcttcagtTTGGgtccagagctgtggagtcagccGACCACAGACGGGACCTCTCCcactgggagccaaaataaacttttcctccactcaACTATTCTTGTTGGGTATATTGGTCACAGAGAAGAAGCGCTGACCCAAATAGCCATCCACGAGCAGTGTGAGCCTCAGCTTCACCTGTAAAAATGGGAGGCTAAGAGACCCCAACCAGGGTCTGTTCACGGGAACCGGCTGAGCTGGTAGGGAGGAGGGAGAACTCAGCCAGGCCCCtacgggcggggggggggggttgaggaGTGGCCCAGACACACGTGAATGAGCTCCGGTGACAGCCCTGGGGGTTCTCACATCACCAGGTCAGCATGATCATAGGCAGGCTGCTGACTTCAGAGAAAAGACAACTAGTGGGGAATGCCCCAGTTACAGCAGGAGCACAGCACCCCTAACTGCAGGTGACTGCACCCCGAGAGGCTGCGGGGCCGAGAGCCGAGGCACGGCACACCTCTGACTTTGAGTCATCTCCCCACACCATAGAGAAAGACTTCAAATGTACAGAAGATTAGAAAGAATAACACAACGAACACGTGTGTACACATACATTCACCAGCTGCTGatactttatgacatttgcttcATCTaactacatattttatatgtgtgaatatatattttataaccaCATACACACTATAAAAGTTGCAGATACCATAGTACTTTAAACACTTCAGCAGGTATTTCCCCAAAATATATCCTCTtttccccccttctgtttaattaaacaacaagtaatgtggcttagggaccgtgcctgttaggtagtccaattcaacatatggtccttacccgtcatcggatgaactgacctctaggcgtcagcctcctgtcttaggttggtaccactgcaatcggatcatacccgtcactgactaccggtccagcatacagccatacttgtggataggcctttgcaccagtgggggggtgaggttctttgcctcacctctgttggcccccaaacttgtccttggtgccaatgggggggtgaggttctttgcctcacctctgttggcccccaaattttagaccatcactagtagaagggaggaggatgaaaaatgccatgacaccaagccaattgagggctcctttgaaaaattgtaccaccagtgacaccatcagcaaagatgccagcattaccacaattcgctgcaccaacagatagttcacaatgcatacaagtgatacatagtccaggcaagttgtgcaagcagttcaaagtagaggaatctgtcaatatgtccatttcctcccaaagtaaatctactccttgattgagcattacttgttgagttattattcactgatgcatcagtttatacagtttgttgatagctaccgaagaagctgtagtttggttttatctttgtcttcaccggcactgggatgaagataggaattctggcaatgatgctaggaaaaaaaattatgtaacattccaacaggcattaagaaaacaattttttgaacaatttacattatcctgaacagaattattaaatataatgagaaggaaaggtgaaagcaaacaaacagatctgttaacctccttatttgtttacatattaaaacaattttcaacagctgtttacccaatctaaattaaaccattaaaatcacgtgaataaaaaaaaaaattcggatccatttattcatgagcgctcctcatataagatatatggacatacacacatacagacatacaacacaaaacagaagtgtgcgcacataacatacaacatataagacaataataaaggccttgtagctttacctaggtgaaatctccattgcaatgtttaaaaactccacagtcaaaaaataaaacacagtcaaaaaacaaaactgatcagaaaaacattaacctaggtttgtatgagctcaaaaaataaaatagaactttatgatgtgggaaaaatgcaataataaaatagatattgaaaaagggcaccgtggttaatcactgtcgcagatgtaagaatagccaagctggagctctggatatcagctgttatggatttcagtcaaatcatcttctttttctgtagaaattgttttggttaacctctctggaatccaaatcggctgctgttctccctgtgggaacacacaaacggaaccccgactccagacaataactgggttgggacctttccattgtcctgttagaatatctttccaaagtaccttaggcttatgtacatttttcggatacatatgtctttccgcagcactaagtcctgatgaatccaaatttagaaagtttagagtaaaaagggttattttaagtttatctttgggggatatatacccctttccaattccctctttttgctttaataagtacgttttaatagtttgatgagctctttcaactatgccttgtccctgtggattgtatgggattcctgttatatgagtaataccaaaagatgagcaaaattgtttaaaagagttagaagtgtaaccaggaccattatcagtttttaactgtttaggaa from Urocitellus parryii isolate mUroPar1 chromosome 15, mUroPar1.hap1, whole genome shotgun sequence includes:
- the Dynlrb2 gene encoding dynein light chain roadblock-type 2; the protein is MAEVEETLKRIQSHKGVIGTMVVNAEGIPIRTTLDNSTTVQYAGLLHQLTVKAKSTVRDIDPQNDLTFLRIRSKKHEIMVAPDKEYLLIVIQNPCE